The Pelodiscus sinensis isolate JC-2024 chromosome 25, ASM4963464v1, whole genome shotgun sequence region TCTGAAAATAATGGCTCATTACAATCTTATTTAAGTTTATTGAATGGAATCCTGATTTTAAGCACAGTGATTAGCCCAAATGATACTTAATTAACTGATTCAGAGAGGAAAAGCAGATCAGTCATTATTCATAGGATTTTTTGTCATGtgatgtttttttcccccctccccagaaccCTTGGCCTTGAAGATGGTGAGTAGCCAGCCAAAGTACGATCTAATACGGGAGGTTGGACGTGGTAGTTACGGTGTGGTGTATGAAGCACTTGTCAGGAAGACCTCTGCACGGGTTGCAGTGAAAAAAATTCGGTGCCATGCTCCAGAGAATGTGGAACTAGCGTTACGTGAGTTCTGGGCACTTAGTAGTATCAAGAGCCAGCATCCAAATGTTATCCATCTGGAGGAGTGCATCTTGCAGAAAGATGGTATGGTACAGAAGATGTCACATGGTTCTAGTTCTTCCCTCTATTTACAGGTATGCGAAGGAGGATGGGAATAATTTTATGGGATCTGTAGCTGAACAGGAAAAGGGGGAAGATTTGGCCTGCTTCTTTCTTCATACAGTGTAAATGATGGTATGAGGTCTCTAGATGTTTGAATACCATCTGCTAAACAGAATTCCCTGGATTTTCGGATTCATAGACATGCAACTCTAGCAGACTTAATAAAGTCACACCAGTAAAATTATATAACACTGACAATTTAAGGAAATGAAAAATTTACACTGTTGCATGTTCTGGGCAAAAGTCTTTACATTGGCTCTGATCGATTTCTGATGTATTAAGCAGTGAGTAGTCCAAGGCTCCTGAACTcacagcagtggccaggagctgcaggaaactcGTATTGGGGAATTCCCTGTAGCAGCCAGTGCCCCTGGTATTCACAGATTTCGCCATTTGCAGTGGTGCCAGGAATGTATCCACTGTGACTGGTGGGAGTTCTCTCTGTATACATGTCACTCTTTGCTGAGTGACTAGCACATCCAGTGAATACACAGCAAATtattactctgtgtgtgtgtgtgtgtgtgtgtgtgtcatatgTTATCACTTTAAAGATCAATTGCTTTTAAAGATCAGAATCTGTATAGAGCTGATCAAATATGTAAAACACCCATTCCTGTTTTTAAATCCAGGACAGGTCctttttattaaatattataGTAGAGCTCAGTAGCGACTTAGGCCCCATCGTGCTCTACAAACGTAAGAAGGCCCTTCACAATTTAACAGTCTTTTTGTTGACCTTGATTCAGTCATTGGACAATGCTAGATATGACTGATGAATAAAATTGTGAAAGTGCTATGCCACTTGGTGCTATGCCAAATGGTGTTGACATTTAAATTAGGTGAGCTAAAGAAACTTTGTTTTGGTTTGATGAAAAAGGATGATCTACAGAGTACTGCTGGAGTTGATTGTCTGTTGCAACTAGACTTTCAAAGAGGCTTGGGTAACTTTATTATAGCATGTACAGTGATAAATGTCAAGATGGGAGCCGTCAGATCTCATGCTCTCTCCCCACCCAAAAAATAGAATACTACGGAATTAGCCAGATACAGTACACAAATAGTGAAGGAAGCCTGCCTTATTATGAAGCATCAAGGGCAGATACTCTGGTATAAACGGAAGTCAATGAAACGGCCTGTTGAAACTAATTGAGGATCTATCTGTTGGTGTTGTGCCACCGTCAGAGGGAGTATGTTGAAGGACAAATAGTATTTGGCACCTTTGTTCAGACCATGAAGACTCAGTAGGGCtctctggaaggaaaaaaaaaagtactcttATGACACATTGCTCTAGAAAAATTCCTCACCAATGACAGGGTGCATCACTTTCACTGTCCACAAGAAGTGGGTAAAACATGAAAATGAAGATTGAACAATATTATTTGTATTCCTTGATCAGTCTGATCAACCTTGCAACCTTATGAGCACAGCTATATTAACAATGCTTTCAAGCTGCCGTATGGCTTGCActcacttttttcagaagaaccacCTTGCTGTTAATTCAGAAAGTGTTTCCCAGAAAGCTATATTAGAAactgctttgatttttttaaattctttcaaAGTGTTCTTAGTCCAGTATATGGTGTATGTTAGCACAGATGGCTTGAAATACTTAATTTCTAGAATGTGCTGTTGATGGCTACCTCACCTAAGCTGAAGAAGCACATATACAGCTGTGTAACTAGAACAAAGCTGATTAGTTGTTTCATTTAGTTTTCATGTAAAGCAGTAACTGGAAATTGCACTCAAATATATTCCATGCATCTGGAAAAATAGCTAGTTAATGAGGTTACTTTAAGATAATCTCAacaaaagtagggatgtaagcaactaatcgactagccaataagcctaggcttatcggatagtcgagtcactacttgactagttgctgcttgtccccttgctgcctctatatcagatacagcaaggtggggggggagcaggagctggtgctggggggagctggtttaaaagctggtttccttgAGCACTGTctccttggggggcaggggaaacagAAGCATAGCAGGAGAAATGGTGCaagtggggactcaagcagtccctgctcacgctAGGTCCTGAttactgcacctctgccttttaaatgtagtaagagctccaTGGGCagttcttcctacatttaaaaggcagaggcgcagcaggaatAGCGAGCACCCCACCTGCCTTACCAACTAATCGAgtggttgatggaaattccatcgactatttggttagctgattaatcacaatttaacatccctaaacaaGCAGGAACCCCTTTGTTTTTATTGCTGTTTAGCTATGTGTATTGATTGTTTTTCTGGGTTAATAGATAGTCATGCTAGAATTTATTCATGGTGATGGAGTGAAAAGTAAACATCAGAGTACCATTACATAATCTTTCATCAGCAGAGGACAAATAACTGACACTGCACTACTTGCTGCAACACTGTATTTTCATGAAAATGTAGTGGGTGAATCTAACTCTGTGGTTAGGACACTGCCCAGCTGAAACAGATGGGAAGGTGATGGCCACTTGAGTATCTTTCAAAATACTGTTATTTGCCCCATAGCCCTAAGTTCTTAATTGGCATTTGACCTTTGTCAGGCAGAGAATAAGTAGGATTGTTAACTAAatcaacatttaaaaattaattttcctgTAACTTTTCACACTGttaatttcttttttctctttcagttCATAGTTCTTTGTTTCTATGAATTATGCTTTCTGAACAGGTATGTGAAATCTCTCTTCCTTGTTACAGCTTGTAGAGACCTCATTAAAAGGAGAAATAGCCTTTGATCCCAGAAGCGCCTATTACCTTTGGTTTGTGATGGATTTCTGTGATGGAGGAGATATGAATGAATACCTGCTGTCCCGAAAGCCCAGTCGCAAGACCAACACTAGTTTCATGCTTCAACTCAGCAGTGCCCTGGCTTTCCTTCACAAAAATCAGATTATTCATCGTGATCTCAAACCTGACAACATTCTGATCTCACAAAGCAGAGTGGATGCTAGTGACTTGGAACCCACTCTGAAAGTAGCTGATTTTGGGTTAAGTAAGGTATGTTCAGCTTTGGGACAAAACCCTGAAGAGCCTGTCAATGTAAATAAATGTTTCCTTTCAACAGCTTGTGGGACTGACTTCTACATGGCACCTGAAGTCTGGGAAGGCCATTACACTGCAAAAGCAGACATTTTTGCATTAGGGATTATAATCTGGGCAATGTTGGAAAGGATCACCTTCATAGACACTGAGACGAAGAAAGAACTTTTGGGGAGCTATGTGAAACAAGGCACAGAGATTGTGCCAGTTGGGGAGGCACTTCTAGAAAACCCCAAAATGGAACTTCTCATCCCTGTAAAGAAAAAATCGATGAATGCCCATATGAAGCAGCTGATTAAGGAGATGCTGGCTGCCAACCCACAAGACCGTCCTGATGCTTTTGAACTAGAACTCAGATTAGTCAAAATTGCCTTTAAAGACAGCAACTGGGACACGTGACCTCGAATACTCCTAGACCTCTCAACAGAATTGTTTCTATCTTTTAACAAAGGAGCAGCTTTTGTGTCCACGGAAACAAACCTGAACTGAGAATTTCGGACTTTAATTTCTAACAGCTggatttcttttgatttttcataAATTAAACTTGAGTTGgcctttttattacaaatatgtaCATTACCAAGGTGTTATACTTGTGTGGATGTAAAGACTGCCATTCTTTACATCTCAATTCATGAGTTGAGATGTTCTTGCTTTCCAGAAATATGTTATGGAGCATTGCAGACATTCCAGTTTCCTATCACGGTATTAGGAACTCACGTAGAAGAGGCTTGCATGCTGGTAATGCAAATCCTTGTGCTTTCTAAAGTAAATCTATGTGTATATATTTATGTATATGTGGGTGACTGAGCATGTGCGTGGGCATTCCGTACAGAGTGAgtgctgctttttttgtttaaattatttgGTGTGAATCTGGATGATTGGGATCTGTGAAGAAAACAACTGAAAAACAtacttccctccccactcccagattgttttttatgtttatatCCTGTACACTTAAACAAAAACATCTAAAACGTAGCTTTGTAGGCAAAAATGTAATGCAAAGGGATCAGAGGATTCAAAGGTGCTAAAGTGTTTCTAAGCTGAGCACTCATCTAGTAAGCTTGTAATTGGACTCCCTCAACTATggatttatgcaatcatgtgccagcTTGTTGGTTAGATCATTAATTATTCAATTTACCATTATTTAGGTAACCAAATATTATCTATTAGGCTACAGTTTCACAATAGCATGCCTGCACTTGTGCATCTATAATCCAGTAGCAGCTAGAGCACTTTCAGGATGGTTATTTTATGAAGTTGGTTTATGAAAACATAGATAACAAAATACTCTAAGACTCTTCTCAAACAATGTGTTTCTCTTGCCCTTTGTTACCCAGATCTGTTTAGTGCTGTGGTAATTAAGGGATGGTTATATTAAATGTTgagcattttcattttcaaatgtaGGAGGGAACTCATAAAATCAGTGTGAATGAACTATCACCCCTTCAGTTGAACTTTTATTGTGGGAAAACTTTAACCAATCCTTGGATTGTTTTGCTACAtattaaattgtttttaattttttaaattgatttcatcTTTAGTCCTGGATGGTAAATTTCAAAGTTTTGAAATAGTACAaggcattttgaaatagtacaaGGCGTTTTATCTGTCACCACAAAAATGATTCATATGTTAATGGAGAACTTCACAAAGAGTCCATTCTGAAACAACTTTGCAGTAGTGTTCCGAACACTCTCTACCTCAGGTGCATGATCTTACTTGCTTACCCTTTAAGTTGATCATAACTGGGGGGATGAGACCTGAGACTAAATTTCCTCATACAAATGCCCTGTCTAATGAGTGAGTAAAATCTTAGTTTCATTGGGCTCTTAAACAATGATTTTACAAAACCAAGTTCATAAaactttcaaaatgaaaaatgcttCTTGTTTGGGTTTGAACATTCCCCTGGAGTGTTTGCAATCCAAACACTGCACCCTAGTACTGCTATGGGAACctcagaaagtgaaactgaccattCGGTGTTTATTGTCCCTATGAATGAAGAAAGTAAACACTTACCACATAAGAGAAATGTAGTTTGTCCTTCCTAAAACAACTGAACGGACCATATAATAGGGTTATTGGTCACTTTACTAGATTTGTAAGAGCTAACTCTCTTCTGTCCTCTCATGGTGTAGTGGATTAGCAGGCAACAAGGAACCCTGGATTTTATTTTGGACTTGTTTTGTCACCGTATGCAAGTTACTTGAGTTACTATGAGTACATTTCCATGTCTCAAAGGTGTATTGTGTGGCTTATTGATTCTAAAGTATTTGGAAATCCCTGGAGATGCTATAGAAGTGCAAGGTGGCAGTAGATTTCAGGAAAAGATGTACTGTTGTGTTGATGTTGGTGTATCATGTTGCGCCAGAACCttggctggtttaaaaaaaaattgcatacaTTTTAAGGGTGCTTTTCTGACTTACACTGGCCGAAAATTGCCCCTGGTCATCTTGATGGTATAGTGATGTCACTGTCTTGCATTTGACTTTGTCTATAAAGATAAAGTTGGAGTTTAAACTATTAATATATGGAACTTATTGAAAGTCATCTGTTCATTTTGTCAATGTTTTGTGAGGTGAATCAGTACACCAAAAGCCCAGCTTGCCTTTGAAGATAAAACTGTGACACCGTACTGTACAAAGTAGTAAtagcattccaactttgaaaagCTGATCCATTTTTGATGGTTATGCAAGGCAAAAGATCATTCCCTGCTACAACTacaaactgagacttaaaaaatATCAGCATGCCAATGCAGGGATACTACTCTATCCACTAATATGTACCCTAACATGTTAGTTTGTCTTGGAGTAATATTTAGCACTTACCTTCTTTGTGAATCAAGTTAATACCCTTTGAAAGTCTTCAGAGGACAACAGTCAACCTGCTTCTTAACTTCAGTTGAGAAATTAATTTAAAGCAATAGTTAATAGCTCATATAGTAGAACTGTTGATTTCACAAAGCTTCTTTGCACTGATGGCCACTTTAAAGGCTGGGGGTCCCTATAAGACCCTCATATGGTGCTTAGCcttgtggtggtggtgaagcTGTTTCATTGGTTAACACTGAATGATAGTTCTTGAGGTCTGTGATTTTGTTCGTCTGGGTCTTTTTTTTGGCTCTTTGTTGTAAAACCTTTGATAAATTGAACTATTGTAGCAGCTACAAAATAATTCACCAGCATGACACAAAGGTCAAGATATTCATCAGCACTTCAGAAAGAAAAAGCTTTCTAATCTTTCTTTAaaattgtaaaatatattttatgaagAATTTATAAAGGGAAAAAATTGTGTAATTTATTAAGTTCAtgaatgttttgaaataaaatctgaATTGAAATGAAACTTTTGGAGACTCGAGAGAGTTTCTTCCTGGTCTGTGTTGGGCTATATATTTAATCATCACCGAAACTACTCACTACTTTGCATTTTCAGTCGCTTGCTAGCTGGGAAAGGGCTACTGAATGGTATCTGTTCCTTAGTATATCATTTTCTTAAATGAATTTAGTGCTTATGAAGAGTGCTAGACTGATGTCTTTTGAACCCTGGAGTGTCTTCTGTATTTAGGTTTGCAGAATTCTTTTTTATAGCTAACAGATAATATCAATGTTTAAAACACTTAACATTTTTGGTGGACTTTACGTTTTTCAGAGCTGTGGGAAATTACGGGGAGGTCAGACTATAGACATTGAGATTTAAAAAGCTAAAGCCTTAGAACTGTTAAAACACAAATGGTGGTGATCCTGTGTCAGAGTACTGTACCAAGTAAATAGCCTTCAATCAAAGGCTGGTAACttctcaagcagcatttctttttttgcctATCTGTTAATTTTTTACTGAAGAAAACGCTTTTTCGTGGGCTTATGTGTATATAATGAAATTGATGTCTACTGACCTGTACAAATTAAAAAGCTAATCCTTCCAACCCATCTCTCTTCTTGGAAGAATATTAGCAGTAGTAACAATACACATTTTCTTTTGGTTCCCCTCAGTGTGCCACAAATCTGGCAGCAGAGATTGAGACTGAAGATCAAGAGCTAATTTTCTTACCAATGGAAATGGGCCATGTCTGTTCAGTC contains the following coding sequences:
- the PDIK1L gene encoding serine/threonine-protein kinase PDIK1L, which gives rise to MVSSQPKYDLIREVGRGSYGVVYEALVRKTSARVAVKKIRCHAPENVELALREFWALSSIKSQHPNVIHLEECILQKDGMVQKMSHGSSSSLYLQLVETSLKGEIAFDPRSAYYLWFVMDFCDGGDMNEYLLSRKPSRKTNTSFMLQLSSALAFLHKNQIIHRDLKPDNILISQSRVDASDLEPTLKVADFGLSKVCSALGQNPEEPVNVNKCFLSTACGTDFYMAPEVWEGHYTAKADIFALGIIIWAMLERITFIDTETKKELLGSYVKQGTEIVPVGEALLENPKMELLIPVKKKSMNAHMKQLIKEMLAANPQDRPDAFELELRLVKIAFKDSNWDT